In Massilistercora timonensis, the following are encoded in one genomic region:
- a CDS encoding helix-turn-helix domain-containing protein encodes MARKYKRLVFADRQRIEEMRRQGMSEKEIAAAVGVHIATIYRELDRGTGNGKNAYSAEVAQRAIG; translated from the coding sequence GTGGCAAGGAAATACAAACGACTTGTATTTGCGGACAGGCAGAGGATCGAGGAAATGCGCAGGCAGGGAATGAGCGAAAAAGAAATTGCCGCAGCGGTGGGCGTTCATATCGCGACGATTTATAGAGAATTAGATCGCGGGACGGGGAACGGAAAAAACGCTTATAGCGCAGAGGTGGCACAGAGGGCGATCGGATGA
- a CDS encoding phage N-6-adenine-methyltransferase gives MINKGLFSSKTDQWATPQEFFDELDREFHFDLDPCADESNHKTPEYFTKEQDGLLQDWSGRRVFCNPPYGRAIAAWVEKAYREGTKDGTIVVMLIPARTDTRYFHDFILHRSEIRFVPGRLKFGSGGGIWRRKRRPVSVNGRYISGRGYVRR, from the coding sequence ATGATAAACAAGGGGCTTTTCAGCAGTAAAACGGATCAGTGGGCGACGCCGCAGGAGTTTTTCGACGAACTGGATCGGGAATTTCATTTCGATCTGGATCCATGCGCGGATGAATCGAACCACAAGACACCGGAATATTTCACAAAGGAGCAGGACGGCTTGCTGCAGGATTGGAGCGGGCGACGTGTTTTCTGCAATCCGCCATATGGTCGGGCGATTGCGGCATGGGTAGAAAAAGCGTATAGAGAGGGGACGAAAGACGGAACGATCGTCGTCATGCTGATTCCGGCACGAACAGACACACGCTATTTTCACGATTTCATATTGCATAGATCGGAAATCAGGTTCGTTCCCGGACGATTAAAATTCGGCAGCGGGGGGGGGATCTGGCGCAGAAAACGCCGCCCCGTTTCCGTCAATGGTCGTTATATTTCGGGGCGCGGGTATGTAAGACGATGA
- a CDS encoding helix-turn-helix transcriptional regulator, giving the protein MDIGQRMKQIRKEKRMTQEETADRAGVTAVSLSRWENGERNPTFQDVEKVARALGVTMEELTREQKPGTGLRKIIDGKLYDTASARIIFEFRRKYQDPLNPLFFGENMVRNVWEDVQYLKTIRGTYLYYCPKRKELEVVTEKQVADTIRKLDADAYIRIFGDVEEG; this is encoded by the coding sequence ATGGATATAGGGCAACGCATGAAGCAGATCCGAAAAGAAAAGCGGATGACGCAAGAAGAAACAGCAGACCGCGCCGGGGTTACGGCGGTTTCGCTGTCACGGTGGGAAAATGGGGAGCGCAACCCGACGTTTCAGGACGTGGAAAAGGTCGCTAGAGCGTTGGGCGTTACTATGGAAGAATTAACGCGGGAACAAAAGCCGGGAACCGGGCTTCGGAAAATCATTGACGGGAAACTGTACGACACGGCGTCCGCCCGAATCATATTCGAGTTCAGACGGAAATATCAAGATCCGCTAAACCCGTTATTTTTCGGGGAAAACATGGTTCGGAATGTTTGGGAAGATGTTCAATACTTAAAAACCATTCGGGGAACGTATCTGTATTACTGCCCAAAAAGAAAAGAACTTGAAGTCGTGACAGAAAAGCAAGTCGCGGACACGATCCGGAAACTGGACGCGGACGCGTATATTCGCATTTTCGGCGACGTTGAGGAAGGATAA
- a CDS encoding DUF6273 domain-containing protein, with amino-acid sequence MASLTDLFKAETEFAVKASEMYAVMKEAAKAEFLLNAAKCDVPHTYARQIATGVKEDAGTPAFIGIDLSRGKDSSGQQDEQKDKENGDATPDRCQSVGSGSVGIVRHNEQRVEWIDIQDIIKKGRAGVSLPPGTEINFTLKNGDLAQVVVVGVDHYEKGDCVFWFRRIVGRHCMNRNGSNKNGFSGAEDMREYLEQIYSLLPDELQSVIALHTTVQKIDGQTIKCEDRLFLMTEFEGRGDAVFSEYNGTGKQFPFFKERRNRVAYDENGDPCWYWTADPSAANTTIFCSFYLYGGSYCGGASDDGGVAPLFVIRQSEIAPSDSDGAKENVC; translated from the coding sequence ATGGCAAGTTTAACAGATTTATTCAAAGCGGAAACGGAATTCGCGGTCAAGGCGTCGGAAATGTACGCTGTTATGAAAGAAGCAGCAAAAGCAGAATTTCTTCTGAACGCTGCAAAATGCGACGTCCCGCACACATACGCCCGGCAGATTGCGACAGGAGTAAAAGAGGACGCGGGAACGCCGGCATTTATCGGAATTGATTTATCGCGCGGAAAAGACAGCAGCGGGCAGCAGGACGAACAGAAAGACAAGGAGAACGGCGACGCGACGCCCGATCGGTGTCAGTCGGTCGGATCTGGTTCTGTCGGAATTGTTAGGCACAACGAACAGCGCGTCGAATGGATCGATATTCAGGACATTATCAAGAAAGGACGTGCGGGCGTATCGCTGCCGCCGGGAACGGAAATCAATTTCACACTTAAAAACGGAGATCTGGCGCAGGTTGTTGTCGTGGGCGTGGATCATTACGAAAAGGGCGATTGCGTGTTTTGGTTCCGCCGGATAGTTGGTCGTCACTGCATGAACCGGAACGGCAGCAACAAAAACGGATTTTCCGGCGCGGAGGATATGCGGGAATATCTGGAACAGATCTATTCATTGTTGCCGGATGAACTGCAGTCCGTGATTGCGTTACATACAACCGTCCAGAAAATCGACGGACAAACAATAAAATGTGAAGATCGCCTGTTCCTGATGACAGAATTCGAGGGGCGCGGCGACGCAGTATTTTCGGAATACAACGGAACGGGGAAACAGTTTCCGTTCTTTAAAGAACGCCGGAACCGCGTTGCATATGACGAGAACGGGGATCCTTGTTGGTACTGGACTGCCGATCCGTCCGCCGCGAACACGACGATCTTTTGCAGTTTCTACCTCTACGGCGGCAGCTACTGCGGCGGAGCGTCCGACGACGGCGGCGTCGCCCCGCTATTCGTCATCAGACAATCAGAAATCGCGCCGTCCGACAGCGACGGCGCAAAGGAAAACGTATGTTAG
- a CDS encoding site-specific DNA-methyltransferase, which produces MLDFGFYNMDCMDAMRDFPDKYFDLAVVDPPYGIKVFAKDNASRSKLAASKSYKRYAGGDNAAPDPEYFAQLKRISRNQIIFGANHFMDNIAEGFRGGGFRRFVALLDCVGQAKRAE; this is translated from the coding sequence ATGTTAGACTTCGGATTCTATAATATGGACTGTATGGACGCTATGCGGGACTTCCCGGACAAATATTTCGATCTGGCAGTCGTGGATCCGCCGTATGGGATAAAGGTTTTCGCAAAGGATAACGCGTCACGGTCAAAACTGGCAGCGTCAAAAAGTTACAAGAGATACGCGGGCGGCGACAACGCCGCCCCGGATCCTGAATATTTCGCGCAACTGAAAAGGATATCCCGGAATCAGATTATATTCGGCGCGAATCATTTTATGGATAATATCGCCGAAGGGTTCCGAGGGGGGGGCTTCCGGCGTTTCGTCGCCTTGTTGGATTGTGTGGGACAAGCAAAACGGGCAGAATGA
- a CDS encoding DNA methyltransferase, whose product MRQGNMRNKEFRIHPTQKPVALYDWIFQNYTERGQKIIDTHVGSASSLIAAHKAGLRFVGFELDPEYYSAAVSRYERETAQITLFDYMEQKGE is encoded by the coding sequence ATGCGGCAGGGGAATATGAGAAATAAAGAATTTCGCATACATCCGACGCAAAAGCCCGTAGCGCTTTATGACTGGATATTCCAGAATTACACGGAACGCGGTCAGAAAATTATTGATACACACGTCGGATCCGCTTCATCCCTGATCGCAGCACACAAAGCGGGGCTGCGATTCGTGGGTTTTGAACTGGATCCAGAATATTATTCTGCTGCCGTCAGTCGGTACGAGCGGGAAACGGCGCAGATAACGCTTTTTGATTATATGGAGCAGAAGGGAGAATGA
- a CDS encoding terminase TerL endonuclease subunit: MEKRKGAAGAESRPPITDNYIFQYYDAIRRIKRGEKIAGVRAAGQFIHDIFRILTDGIKSGEYIFDRKKAGKAIRFIENFCHHSEGRADLLKLELWQKAVVSAIFGIMDPDRPDCRMFREVLLIVARKNGKTLLAAAIMAYMAYIDGEYGAKLYCLAPKLDQAELCFDAFYQIVQSDDELNKITKKRRTDIYIQDFNTSVKKIAFNSKKSDGFNVYFCLNDEIEAWRGDSGLKQYEVISSATGSRAQPLIMSTGTAGYENEGIYDELIRRATAFLKGRKIGKEKERRLLPFLFIIDDVEKWDTREEIEKSNPNLDVSVSWEYYREQIAIAHSSLSKKAEFLTKFCNIKQNSSVAWLDFQDVEKAAAKDADGIPASLSLDDFRGCYCVGGIDLSRTTDLTAAAVVIERDGINYCIVQFFMPQERYKQAIDEEGVPYNIFREQGFLTISGENVVDYHDVFKWFFNLVKVYKIKPLKVGYDRYSAQYLVQDMKDAGFHMDDVYQGTNLTPILIEFEGKLKDGRIVFGDNGLLQSHFLNVAVDISLKDSRMKPVKIDRRSHIDGSVAVFDAFTVKMKYYNEIGRLLENRGK, from the coding sequence GTGGAGAAGCGCAAAGGGGCAGCAGGAGCAGAAAGCCGCCCGCCGATAACAGACAATTATATATTCCAGTATTACGACGCGATCCGGCGCATAAAGCGCGGGGAAAAGATCGCGGGCGTCAGGGCGGCGGGGCAGTTTATACATGACATTTTCCGGATCCTGACGGACGGGATCAAGTCCGGCGAATATATTTTCGACAGGAAAAAAGCAGGAAAAGCAATCCGGTTCATTGAAAATTTTTGTCATCATTCCGAGGGGCGGGCGGATCTGCTAAAACTGGAATTATGGCAAAAAGCCGTCGTTTCTGCGATATTCGGAATCATGGATCCGGATCGCCCGGACTGCCGTATGTTCCGGGAAGTCCTTCTGATTGTTGCGAGAAAAAACGGAAAAACATTACTTGCGGCGGCAATCATGGCGTATATGGCATACATAGACGGAGAGTATGGCGCGAAGTTATATTGCCTTGCGCCGAAACTGGATCAGGCGGAATTGTGTTTCGACGCCTTTTATCAGATTGTCCAGTCAGACGACGAATTAAATAAAATCACGAAAAAGCGCCGGACGGATATCTATATTCAGGATTTCAACACGTCCGTGAAAAAGATTGCGTTTAATTCCAAAAAGTCCGACGGATTCAATGTATATTTCTGCCTAAATGACGAGATCGAAGCGTGGCGCGGAGATTCCGGGCTAAAGCAGTATGAAGTCATTTCGTCGGCGACGGGCAGCAGGGCGCAGCCGCTTATCATGTCAACCGGGACGGCGGGATATGAGAACGAAGGAATATATGACGAACTGATCCGGCGGGCGACGGCGTTTTTGAAAGGGCGAAAGATCGGCAAAGAAAAAGAGCGTCGGCTCCTGCCGTTCTTGTTCATCATTGATGACGTGGAAAAGTGGGACACGCGCGAGGAAATCGAAAAATCGAATCCGAATCTTGACGTTTCCGTTTCATGGGAGTATTACCGGGAGCAGATCGCGATCGCACATTCGAGCCTATCAAAAAAGGCGGAGTTTTTAACAAAATTCTGCAATATCAAACAGAATTCTTCCGTCGCATGGCTTGATTTTCAGGACGTGGAAAAGGCAGCAGCAAAGGACGCAGACGGGATTCCGGCGTCGCTGTCGCTTGATGATTTCCGGGGCTGTTATTGTGTCGGCGGAATCGATCTGTCGCGCACAACGGACTTGACGGCGGCGGCAGTCGTGATCGAGCGGGACGGAATAAATTATTGCATTGTTCAATTTTTTATGCCGCAGGAACGGTATAAACAGGCAATCGACGAAGAAGGCGTACCGTACAATATATTCCGGGAACAAGGTTTTCTGACAATCAGCGGGGAAAACGTGGTCGATTATCACGACGTTTTTAAGTGGTTTTTCAATCTGGTAAAGGTTTACAAAATAAAGCCGCTGAAGGTCGGCTACGACAGATATTCAGCGCAGTATCTGGTTCAGGATATGAAAGACGCCGGGTTCCATATGGACGACGTATATCAGGGAACAAACCTGACGCCGATCCTGATCGAGTTCGAGGGAAAACTAAAAGACGGGCGGATCGTGTTTGGAGATAACGGACTTTTGCAGTCTCATTTCTTGAACGTCGCCGTCGATATCAGTCTGAAAGATTCCCGGATGAAGCCCGTAAAAATCGACAGACGGTCGCACATAGACGGATCTGTCGCCGTGTTCGACGCGTTTACAGTAAAAATGAAATACTATAACGAGATCGGGCGGCTACTGGAAAACCGCGGAAAATGA